The sequence CGACGAACGGCAGATAGGTCGGCCCGCCGACGACGGCGATCGGCGTCTTGAACGAGGTGATCAGCACCCAGTAGAGCGGAAAGAAGGTGATGGCGAGCCAGACGAGGCAGCCGCCGAGCGCCAGCCAGCGCCGTTTTCCCTTGAGAGTGCGCACGCTCATTTGTGCTTCTCCAGATAGGGCTTGAGGATGGCGAGATAGACGAGACCGATCACGGTGATAACGATCAGGAACAGGAAGGAAAGCGCCGAGGTGTAGCCAAGATTGAACTTCTTGAAGCCCTCCTGGTAGGCAAAGAGCGTCAGCGTCTCGGTCGAGATCCCGGGGCCGCCGCCGGTCATGACGAAGACCGTGTCGATGATCTTGTAGCTTTCGATTAGCCGGATGAAGACGACGGCGACCGAGATCGGCAACAGCATCGGGAAGGTGATGTCGCGGAACTGCTGCCACGGCGTGGCGTTCTCGAGAGCCGCCGCCTCATAGACATCGTCAGGCAGCGTCTGCAGTCCGGCGAGCAGCATCAGGATGACAAAGGGCGTCCACTGCCAGACCTCGACCGCGATGATCGAGCCGAGCGCCCAACTGGTCTGGGTGAGAAAGGGCAGATTGGGGAAGCCGATTGCCGTCATCAGCTCGTTGAGCGGGCCCATCGTCGGGTTCAGCACCTGGCGGGCGATCAGCGCGACGGCGACCGGCGCCACCAGCATCGGCAGCAGGAAGCTGACGCGGAAGATGCCCTCGCC comes from Ensifer sp. PDNC004 and encodes:
- a CDS encoding carbohydrate ABC transporter permease encodes the protein MTRNDPIKHFFIWPALIIVLMISIFPLVYSLTTSFMSMRLVPPTPARFVGFGNYLDLLQNPRFWHVAGTTTLIAFISVGLQYVIGLSVALALNSKVPGEGIFRVSFLLPMLVAPVAVALIARQVLNPTMGPLNELMTAIGFPNLPFLTQTSWALGSIIAVEVWQWTPFVILMLLAGLQTLPDDVYEAAALENATPWQQFRDITFPMLLPISVAVVFIRLIESYKIIDTVFVMTGGGPGISTETLTLFAYQEGFKKFNLGYTSALSFLFLIVITVIGLVYLAILKPYLEKHK